catgtggtcataaagagttggacacgactgagtgattgagcacaacATAAATAccagttttgattttttaaaaaaagaaaggtaaaaaaaagaaaaaaaatcatatatacatGCCAAAAGTCAAAGCTCTCAaattaaaggaaagtgaaaaaacagcAACCAcccaaagaagaaaatagagaactCTGCTCATTCCTAAGCAACAAAATTTGTTAATCCCCTCTGTAGATATCTTTTCAGTGTCTTCCATGTAGATTCCCACATTTTTATTAGTCTTTTGCAAAAATAAGATCATAGCATAATGGGAGGGGGCTCAagagtgaggggatatatgtatacttaatagctgattcatgttgttgtacagcagaatgCAAcgtgacattgtaaagcaattatcctccaattaaaatgaaaaaaaggagggcgctttcctggtggctcagtggtaaagaatccacttgccagtgcaggaggcacaggttcgatccctgatctgggaagatcccacatgctgtggaccAACTaaagcccatacaccacaactattcagcctgtgctctagagccccagaGGtgtagctactgagcccacgtgtggCAACAACTAAAGcccgcgtgccctagagcccatgctccgcaacaagagaagccaccgtagTGAGAAGCTCAAGTACCACcccctggagagtagcccccgctcgctgcaacgAGAAAAAAGcctgtgtagcaacaaagacccagcacaggtaaaagtgattaaataaatacaaagtttcaaaaattaacaaaataagatcatagcatgctgctgctgctgctaagtcacttcagtcgtgtccaactctgtgcgaccccagagccagcagcccaccaggctcccctgtccttgggattctccaggcaagaacactggaatgggttgccatttccttctccaatgcaggaaagtgaaaagtgaaagtgaagtcgctcagtcgtgtccgactcctagtgaccccatggactgcatattCAGTGCTCAATAACCACTTTGATTTAGTCAGGCAGTCCATGCCTGGGGCTGTTGTGGTAACCACCCCCAGCTTCTTGAGAAGTCCAGAGCCCACCAGGAATTTCACACAGCCTGCAAAGGCTCTCACTGCCCCCACCTGGAGTCAAGGGCTTCCTCTTGCCCTGGTATTTCCTGGGAGCTCCTGGGGCAGAAGACGTGCTAGCCTTGGGGGCGCACCTAACAGCCTGGGGACCACAAAGGCAAAGGAAACCGCcttcccctcccatctcctcctccacaCCCCTTTGTTTTCAAGCACCCATCTCCACCAGCTCTGCTGTGACCCCTATACCTGTTCCAGAGTCACCAACTTGCCATCCCATTTTCCAGTGAAGATCTAGGAATCCCCATTCCAGAACCCGCCCACCATCCTCACCTGCTGCAGCTGAGACCCCAGAGCCCCTGTCATCACCTGGGACCCTCAAAAAGTGAGTGATGCCTCTCTCATCACAGGGCAATGTAGGAGCGGGAGGGTGGggcaggatgctggagtgggtggagcCAGGGCCACTTCCTTTCCCCTTGGGGCCCCTGACCGCCAGTCTTGCCCCAGCTTCAGGAGGAGTTGGAGCAGCCTGGTCGCAGCCCTGTGCCCTTTTCAAGTGAGCTGGTAAGCAGTGGGACGTGGTGGGGCAGAGGCCTCGGTGGACCTGGGAATGTGCCTCTGGCTTGAGAAGACCTTGCCAGATAATGGGAAAAAAGGACGAGGAGCCATCGGAGCTGCATGCGGTCAGGGCAGGGCAGGATGGGATGGCAATGGCTAGAGCGCGCCGAGGGGTCCTGAGGGATAGAGTTGATGGGGGTGCAGCCAGTATCTTGTTATTTCTGACGCTAGTGAAAGCAAGGGTGGAAAAAGCCGTTGAACCGGCAGTTGGCAGGGAagtgggcaggaggggagggccTGGCTCGGTCCTCCCCTACCCGCAGATCCTAATGTGCTCTACTTCTCCAACTTCCCCACCCTCAGGTCCCAACTCCTGCTCATGccttttgctttggaaatgatcctgcttctcctcctcttcGGGAGCATGAGGGCGGAAAACCTGACTGAAGTGTCCCCAAGCAGCTCTCCTTCGTGGATATCTAAACCCACAAcagactttctttcttcttcGGTCTCTGGGAAGCTAACATTCAACTCAGTGGCAACCAGTCTTACAACAAACAAGGCCTCTAAGATGAGTGATAACCTTGAGCACCAGACCTTCCCGCCTTCCTATATACCCAATGTGGTGTCCTCTCTTGAAACTTCCCCTGCTGCAAGCAGGGACAGTCCTGTATCTGAGTCAACAATCTCCCAGGAAGATTCAACCGAGAAGTCAACAATGCCCATGAAAATCTCTGATACCCCCAGCATACCTGGTGTCTCAGTAATGAAACCTACAGGACTCCCTACTATGACTGGTGAAACCATGGCAACTAGCCCTCTGGAGACCTCCAGTGGGACCAGTGGAACCCCTGTCACCATGGCAACTAGCCCTCTGGAGACCTCCAATGGGACCAGTGGAACCCCTGTCACCATGGCAACTAGCCCTCTGGAGACCTCCAGTGAGACCAGCAAAGTCCTATTAACTATGGCAACTAGCTCTCTGGAGATCTCTGGTGGGACCAGCAGACCTCCTGTCACCATGGCAACAAGCTCTCTGGAGACCTCCAGTGGGACCAGGGAACCCCTTGTCACCACGGCAACTAGCTCTCTGAAGACCATCAGTATGACCAGTGGATCCCCTGTCATCATGAAAACTGGTCCTCCTAAGACCTCCAAGGGGTCCAGTGGACTCCTGGTCACCATGCCAGCTACCTCTCTCAAGACTCCCATGGGGACCAGTGGCCCCACTAGCCATGGCGTAACAACATCCAGCTCAAATACCTCCACAAACGTAACCAGGAGGGACACACTAATTCCAGCTCAGGGGACAAACGGCACCCTGCTGGTGGTTGTGCTCGTGGCCCTGCTGGTGGTCGTTGTCCTCGTGGCATCAGTCCTGTTGTGGTTCCGGCGGCAGAAGCGCAAGACGGGAGTCCTGACACTGAGCAGAAGTGGAAAACGCAACGGGGTGGTAGACGCCTGGGCTGGGGTCGCCCGGGTGTCTGATGAGGAGGCCATGACAGCGACAGAGGGAGCGTCTGGGGGGAACAATGACTCTGATGGCCCCCACAGGGAGGGGTCTGGCCAGCGACCCACACTCACCACTTTCTTTGGTAGACGGAAGTCTCGCCAGGGCTCCATGGCGCTGGAGGAGCTAAAGGCAGGGGCAGCCTCCAGCTTAAAGGGGGAAGAGGAGCCGCTGGTGTGCAAAGAGGATGAGGGTGCAGAGGCCCCTACTTCTAATGGGCCAGAAGTGAGAGAGGTGAAGACCCCTTAATGCTCAAGAATCTCAAGGCTAGAGTTTAGAACCATTCCTGCTTTTATCACCTTCCCTCCCATCATCACCAAGAGGTTGATATCCAGCCTCCTCATCCGTCACCCAGCATTTTCACCCAGCGCTCTTTGGATTTTAATACAGCATCTTCACCCTCAATCTTCATTCAGCTTCTTAACCCTGGCTCTTCTAGCCAGCATCCACCCCCAGCATCTACCCCCAGCACCTAGACTGGGGCCTACACCCACTGAACACTTGCAGATGGAACGAATGAAACTTCCTCATCAACCGCTACTTCTCCCCATCACATTTTCTCCACATTTTGGTCCTTGAAACTAGCTGCCGAGTCTCTGGAAATGCCAAACTTCCTGGATTGATGATTTCTCAGCTGATTCCCCACAAATATCAGggaagaaggaattggcaacccagcAACCTCCCACTTCAGGATTACTCTGGAAAGTACATAATGGCCCCATGGATTGGGACATTTGTAGTGGATTAGCCCATAACTGCCTGTAACTCTGGGTGCCAGTGGTCTGTGCCAGGCTGGCCCAGAGCATGGGCTGGGTGGTGTCACCTCGGGGTGCTTTCAGTGTATCTGTGACAGCCCCAGGCCCCTAGACTGGCCCATGGTCCCAACTGCCACACTCCCCCCAACTCTGGATGGAGGTGGCCAGAGGCTTCGGTTGTTTCTCCTCCCAAGAGCAGAGGTGAGAAGTTTCTGGGCAGGTGTAGTTCTTAGAAGTCTTGGCGTCTGCGTGGGTCCACTCATGCATGCGGTTTGTGTGCAGGAGGCAAGGACTTGGTGATGTTGTGAACGACAGTGGGGAGCAGTATAGACGGTGTGAGGGAGGGGCAGGAAAGGCTGCGGAGGCTGGGGAGATGCCACCCTAAAGAGGTGCTGAGAACATAGGCGCCCTTGTCTTTGCTCAGATGGGTGGGGATGGAAAATTTAGTTCTGTCTGGCCTGGCGTGAGAGAAAGACTGCATGTGTGACTGAGCGTCGTTCTTCAACTCAGCCTCAAAGTACCCCGTAACCTCTACCCCTATCCCCacttccccccccacccctccagccaCACCCTCCCCCACTTGCCACCCCCCACTCTTTCATCCATCATCCCCTccgctccccccaccacccctccaGTGGGCACACTGAGGCCCAGGACTCACTGATGTTGTTACCCGTTTAATGTGTTTGTGAGAGAGGGAGCTGTGACAGGTCCCAGAACCAGGAGCATCCCTGTGGCTCTGggatggagaaaaggggaccagACCCAGCTGCACTATCTCTGAGACCAGCCCAGGCCAGTGCCCTGGGCACCACGTGGACCCGGAGGCTGTTGGTATTTCCCCAGAACAAAGAGGACTTGCAAAGAGGAAGTTGTTAAGAGGAGCAGTGACCAAGAGCAGACGTACTGACCTACAAAAGGAGAGGCCAAGGGACACCATGGTAGTGTGACTGCCAGGTGGTTTGGATCGGAGGGGATGTGGGAGACAGGGAAAGAGCTGGGTCAGACAGTTcatgggagggtgggggagagatggggagagaagtGGTGGAAAGTGGCTAGGGACCCACCCAGAATTGTGCCACCCACACCTGGGGAAGCGGGGGTGGAAATCTAGTCTTCCCCACACATGTCTgggtgccctttttttttttttttttggccatgctgtgcaagcagga
This window of the Capricornis sumatraensis isolate serow.1 chromosome 3, serow.2, whole genome shotgun sequence genome carries:
- the SPN gene encoding leukosialin is translated as MRAENLTEVSPSSSPSWISKPTTDFLSSSVSGKLTFNSVATSLTTNKASKMSDNLEHQTFPPSYIPNVVSSLETSPAASRDSPVSESTISQEDSTEKSTMPMKISDTPSIPGVSVMKPTGLPTMTGETMATSPLETSSGTSGTPVTMATSPLETSNGTSGTPVTMATSPLETSSETSKVLLTMATSSLEISGGTSRPPVTMATSSLETSSGTREPLVTTATSSLKTISMTSGSPVIMKTGPPKTSKGSSGLLVTMPATSLKTPMGTSGPTSHGVTTSSSNTSTNVTRRDTLIPAQGTNGTLLVVVLVALLVVVVLVASVLLWFRRQKRKTGVLTLSRSGKRNGVVDAWAGVARVSDEEAMTATEGASGGNNDSDGPHREGSGQRPTLTTFFGRRKSRQGSMALEELKAGAASSLKGEEEPLVCKEDEGAEAPTSNGPEVREVKTP